A single genomic interval of Saccharomyces kudriavzevii IFO 1802 strain IFO1802 genome assembly, chromosome: 3 harbors:
- the SKDI03G1440 gene encoding uncharacterized protein (similar to Saccharomyces cerevisiae YCR087C-A; ancestral locus Anc_6.365), translating to MVTFNCEVCNDTVPKKNTEKHYYRCPDAYYTCIDCSKTFDDGVSYKNHTSCISEDEKYQKALYKGNKKQKQKQKQSPAAPAPAPVPAKKVEKVKKASNGIELQKGQSLYKIMKTIKDKDAKKTFLKNLVVDSEGQIKYAKE from the coding sequence ATGGTTACGTTTAATTGCGAAGTGTGTAACGATACCGTTCCCAAGAAAAACACTGAAAAGCATTACTACAGGTGCCCAGATGCGTACTACACGTGCATAGATTGCTCCAAGACCTTCGATGACGGCGTGAGCTACAAGAACCACACGTCTTGCATCAGCGAGGACGAGAAGTACCAGAAAGCGCTGTACAAGGGCAACAAGAAGCAGAAGCAGAAGCAGAAGCAGTCGCCGGCTGCCCCTGCTCCTGCTCCCGTCCCTGCCAAGAAAGTGGagaaggtgaaaaaagCATCCAACGGCATTGAGCTCCAAAAGGGTCAGTCATTGTACAAGATTATGAAAACTATCAAGGACAAAGATGCGAAAAAGACctttctgaaaaatctgGTGGTGGATTCAGAGGGGCAAATCAAGTATGCAAAGGAATAG
- the ABP1 gene encoding Abp1p (similar to Saccharomyces cerevisiae ABP1 (YCR088W); ancestral locus Anc_6.366), with protein sequence MALEPIDYTTHSREIDAEYLKIVRGSDPDTTWLIISPNAKKEYEPESTGSSFHDFLQSFDDTKVQYGLARVSPPGSDVEKIIIIGWCPDSAPLKTRASFAANFATVANNLFKGYHVQVTARDEDDLDEKELLMKISNAAGARYSIQTSSKQQGKTSTPPVKKSFTPSRSPAPAPGKVPDETPSPAPAAKVSSRSNDDDDDDDWNEPELKERDFDQAPLKPNQSSYKPIGKIDLQKVIAEEKAKEDPRLVQKPTVAGSKIDPTSDIAHLKKESKLQRDSEISSFLGTTKPPSMVEASLKNSNDKVIKGFRNEKSPAQLWAERKAKAKQNGGEVETKTEPLEPKVPEKESDGEPDVKDLKSKFEEMAASEKKEEELEKRNVPPPKKSEPTIISPKPFSKPQEPARDEESQQVKIDYKKFGNPLPGMHVGADVADEEEDDGDWDDDEGAASEPPLPSRNVAPGPLKQEEEPEQKEPVPSLPSRSSRDEEASEQEETPEEEEEDIPQLPSRNTAAPPPPPRRATPEEKPKENPWATAEYDYDAAEDNELTFVENDKIVNIEFVDDDWWLGELEKDGSKGLFPSNYVSLGN encoded by the coding sequence ATGGCTTTGGAACCTATTGATTACACCACCCACTCGAGAGAGATTGACGCCGAGTACCTGAAGATCGTCAGAGGCTCCGATCCTGACACCACCTGGTTGATTATTTCACCCAATGCGAAGAAGGAATACGAACCGGAGTCTACCGGCTCCTCCTTCCACGACTTCTTACAGTCGTTCGACGACACCAAGGTACAGTACGGGCTGGCACGTGTTTCTCCACCGGGCTCGGACGTTGAGAAGATTATTATCATCGGCTGGTGTCCCGATTCCGCTCCATTGAAGACAAGGGCTTCCTTCGCCGCTAATTTTGCCACGGTGGCCAACAACCTGTTCAAGGGCTACCACGTCCAGGTCACCGCCAGAGATGAGGACGATCTTGACGAAAAAGAActgttgatgaaaattaGCAACGCCGCCGGTGCTCGCTACTCCATCCAAACTTCCTCCAAGCAACAGGGAAAGACCTCCACTCCTCCCGTTAAAAAATCTTTCACGCCTTCAAGGAGTCCCGCTCCAGCTCCTGGAAAAGTACCTGATGAGACTCCTTCCCCAGCACCTGCTGCTAAGGTTTCCTCCCGTAGCAacgacgacgatgacgacgacgatTGGAATGAGCCTGAATTGAAGGAGCGTGACTTCGATCAGGCTCCTTTGAAACCAAACCAGTCTTCCTACAAACCAATTGGCAAGATCGATTTGCAGAAAGTAATtgctgaagaaaaggctAAGGAAGACCCACGTCTTGTTCAAAAGCCAACCGTTGCTGGTTCCAAAATCGACCCTACTTCGGACATTGctcatttgaaaaaagaatcgAAGTTGCAGAGAGACTCTGAAATTAGCTCCTTTTTGGGCACCACTAAACCACCCTCCATGGTAGAAGCTTCATTAAAGAACAGCAATGATAAAGTCATCAAGGGTTTCAGAAACGAAAAGTCCCCCGCCCAATTGTGGGCTGAAAGGAAGGCCAAGGCTAAACAAAATGGTGGCGAAGTGGAAACAAAGACTGAGCCATTAGAGCCTAAAGTTCCGGAAAAAGAATCTGATGGTGAGCCGGATgtcaaagatttgaagtCAAAATTCGAAGAAATGGCCGCttcagagaaaaaagaagaagaattggaaaagagaaatgtCCCTCCACCAAAGAAATCCGAGCCAACCATCATTTCACCCAAACCCTTCTCTAAGCCGCAAGAACCTGCCAGAGATGAAGAATCTCAACAGGTCAAGATTGACTACAAAAAGTTCGGCAATCCATTGCCCGGTATGCACGTTGGAGCCGATGTAGCagacgaagaggaagacgaTGGTGACTGGGACGATGACGAAGGCGCTGCTTCTGAACCTCCTTTACCTTCCAGAAACGTTGCCCCAGGGCCActaaaacaagaagaagaacctGAACAAAAGGAGCCCGTCCCAAGTTTACCCTCGAGGAGCTCAAGAGATGAAGAAGCATCTGAACAAGAGGAAACacctgaagaagaagaggaagatatTCCCCAGTTACCATCAAGGAATACCGCAGCTCCTCCTCCACCTCCAAGAAGAGCAACccctgaagaaaaaccaaaagaaaatccatGGGCAACCGCAGAGTACGATTACGATGCTGCAGAAGATAACGAATTGACTTTTGTAGAAAATGACAAGATCGTCAATATCGAATTTGTTGACGATGATTGGTGGCTAGGTGAACTAGAAAAAGATGGCTCAAAGGGTCTTTTCCCAAGTAACTATGTGTCCTTGGGCAACTAG
- the FIG2 gene encoding Fig2p (similar to Saccharomyces cerevisiae FIG2 (YCR089W) and AGA1 (YNR044W); ancestral locus Anc_6.367) → MTLMNSFVSLGLMYSIVNLLARTNAQIVFYQNSSVTHISNAESSSAVQFYDTSSTQYSSFNSRMLSSINSVALSRPSSSFAIPSSSSSSYAVSSSSIPSDISSLYFDTSSEVPGSSTSESVASSEISSSFVSTTAFSSNLPSNVISQSSIFLESSLTAPSPTDVFFSSSLMSSSITSSPSWASLSSGKSSSIVSTTTPTSSMITGSTSPYSSESSEAITTTSFLSSSESPSGFFSGSTLSSTVQTGTNSLTPDTLTTLTDATSLLSSSSIFELSSIISSNGSDSVASSFSTATSSRTGHYSVLPSDSINSYSSLVQSSSSLSTISPTNDYSSMETSVDFTSMAISTASNYPEGSVALTESRSGDVLSFNSTTYVASTSLTGLPENETSQQEWPSSISQTTWVVVNSTNTQGSMAITMSPAYVSTATKTIDGVVTEYVTWCPLTQTKAQTFKSSSFISSTIQTSEPFATSVPFTLQSSTTTFPQIMDSSGVETISTSRMTDTSSTVKSDFFNRTVDSVSLSSSEGKSASSYPILSSSNTNSANVTVNSPSGDLSTSLSTSTESGQSMSSSESSSTALSFNSMKNSTATPTVHLSLSSSHPQLKTIASKTFSLSTVTAVTNGVITEYTTWCPATSITYTTSVSYRTLILTTEVCSHSQCTPTVITSVTATSSAVPVLSTASSMNLSSGEFGNIGSSVTIKTTTGSQSSVAPGSTTGAQRSVTTETTTGAQSSVTTEATTGNQSSVATGSTTGSQRSSVATEYTTGDQSSVTTEATAEATTGNQSSVATGSTTGSKRSSVAIESTTGAQSSVTTEATNGNQSFVATESTTGAQSSVTTEATNGNQSSVATGSTTGSQRSSVATEYTTGDQSSVTTEATAEATTGNQSSVATGSTTGSKRSSVAIESTTGAQSSVTTEATTGNQSSVATGSTTGSQRSSVATEYTTGDQSSVTIEPTTGSQRSLNAASFTTSRGLATPTLSTEVVNTTIFSPKTIIISTEICSHSKCTPTVITNVISSKMTPTSGYTTSQLLHTEKVETTLTSDKTVILSTEVCSNSICIPKVITSVRMRDNPSLVSVSSGSNSSLISIKKASSLKPTSSPSTQILSSTSTNSEGTLETSVSQMFSTIETSPSIYHSSGVTSKNENLQSAVSLHITTSGTSIPSPSESVKYSLSTATTTVNGVKTVYTTWCPLTDRTTIDASTQSSCSGGKCDSSTKQSASLAATSVQYTLSTATTTVNGVKTVYTTWCPLTDRTTIDASTQSSCSGGKCDSSTKQSASLAATSVQYTLSTATTTVNGVKTVYTTWCPLTDRTTIDASTQSSCSGGKCDSSTKQSASLAATSVQYTLSTATTTVNGVKTVYTTWCPLTDRTTIDASTQSSCSGGKCDSSTKQSASLAATSVQYTLSTATTTVNGVKTVYTTWCPLTDRTTIDASTQSSCSGGKCDSSTKQSASLAATSVQYTLSTATTTINGVKTVYTTWCPLTDRTTIDASTQSSCSSGNCGQSMSIVGVTTASASIPTSTFILTTTSVPKPNLGDSSSKKEQSSCSGAECKQVSRTASSIALSSSASTSIFLLSSSTLSSPSSSTRAQTFTSPPLLAQFTSSTSPTVSLSSFSPPFTSTSSTSSSTFTTPPLPSPSASSSSTSPTLSSISITSSSSPSYFSTLSTTDAVTVSKPTTITATQTCTESQCQQESSICIGSICNGVISTSTSSPTTVTDTVTCAGSKCQETKFSSNCEGPSCKVSESHETSTTSSKCSGEECRASSTIESRSQYITMTSIITPSAIITTSMEVHSTESTISITTVKPITYTSSGSEGQLITITSSSQTVIPSVTTIITSTRVAITSTPEPKTVTFATQRPYSSGVETSLVAAASSTWIITPIVSTYAGSGSRLFFSKFFMTLLMVISFI, encoded by the coding sequence ATGACCTTGATGAACTCATTTGTGTCTTTGGGTTTGATGTATTCAATAGTGAACCTCTTAGCAAGAACGAACGCTCAGATCGTGTTCTATCAAAATAGTTCTGTAACTCACATCTCTAATGCAGAGTCCAGTTCAGCCGTACAATTTTACGATACCTCGTCAACCCAGTATTCTTCCTTCAACTCACGCATGCTGTCCTCCATAAATTCTGTTGCTTTGTCTAGACCTTCATCGAGCTTTGCGATTCCCAGTAGCTCTTCGTCCAGTTATGCagtttcctcttcatcgatACCCTCCGATATCAGTTCCTTATACTTCGATACTTCCTCTGAAGTACCAGGCTCATCAACATCAGAGTCAGTTGCCTCATCTGAAATATCGTCATCCTTTGTGAGTACAACAGCCTTTTCCTCAAACTTACCATCCAATGTGATCTCCCAATCCtcgattttcttggaatcATCACTCACTGCTCCATCTCCCACggatgtatttttttcaagttcctTGATGTCTTCATCCATTACTTCATCTCCTAGTTGGGCTTCTTTGAGCTCAGGGAAATCAAGCTCCATTGTATCTACTACCACTCCTACTTCGTCAATGATTACAGGTTCAACTTCTCCGTATAGCTCGGAAAGTTCTGAAGCTATTACTACTACATCATTTCTAAGCTCATCAGAATCCCCGTCTGGCTTTTTCAGCGGCTCTACGCTCAGTTCGACCGTTCAAACCGGTACTAATAGTCTCACGCCGGACACTCTCACCACTCTCACTGATGCCACGTCGTTactatcttcatcatcaatattTGAATTATCTAGCATTATTTCTAGCAATGGGTCAGATTCTGTTGCGTCTAGCTTTAGTACTGCCACATCATCAAGAACAGGACACTACTCGGTCTTGCCATCGGACTCAATTAATTCGTACAGTAGTTTAGTTCAgtcttcatcgtcactATCAACTATATCTCCTACGAATGACTATTCATCTATGGAAACATCAGTTGACTTCACTTCCATGGCTATATCTACAGCTTCAAATTACCCAGAGGGTTCAGTCGCCCTCACAGAGTCTCGTTCTGGGGATGTTTTAAGCTTCAACTCTACTACTTATGTTGCTTCAACATCTCTTACGGGCCTTCCTGAAAACGAAACTTCACAGCAGGAGTGGCCAAGCTCCATCTCCCAAACAACATGGGTTGTTGTTAACTCAACGAATACCCAAGGGTCTATGGCCATTACAATGTCTCCTGCTTATGTCTCTACTGCTACTAAAACAATTGACGGCGTTGTTACCGAATATGTCACATGGTGTCCATTAACTCAGACAAAAGCCCAAACTTTTAAAAGCAGCTCATTCATATCGAGCACAATACAAACTTCAGAACCATTTGCGACATCAGTACCTTTTACCTTGCAATCCTCTACTACCACATTTCCACAAATAATGGATTCCAGTGGTGTTGAAACTATAAGCACAAGTCGCATGACCGATACTAGCTCAACAGTAAAGTCCGACTTTTTCAATAGGACAGTGGATAGCGTTTCTTTGAGCAGCAGTGAAGGTAAATCTGCTTCTTCCTATCCgattttgtcatcttctaaTACAAATTCTGCAAATGTTACCGTCAACTCTCCCAGCGGGGATTTGTCTACTAGTTTGTCTACTTCAACTGAGTCCGGCCAATCTATGAGTTCCAGTGAAAGTTCATCTACTGCCTTGTCTTTCAATTCCATGAAAAATAGTACTGCGACTCCTACTGTCCACTTAAGTTTGTCGTCCAGCCATCCACAATTAAAAACTATCGCATCGAAGACTTTTTCGCTTTCCACTGTTACAGCAGTGACTAATGGTGTCATCACTGAATACACAACATGGTGCCCGGCAACAAGTATTACGTACACCACTTCGGTATCTTATAGAACGTTAATTTTGACCACTGAAGTGTGCTCTCATTCCCAGTGTACTCCAACTGTTATTACGAGCGTTACCGCGACAAGCTCTGCCGTTCCTGTTTTATCAACTGCTAGCAGCATGAACTTATCATCTGGCGAATTTGGAAACATTGGAAGTTCGGTCACTATTAAAACCACTACTGGCAGTCAAAGCTCTGTCGCTCCTGGATCCACTACTGGCGCTCAGAGGTCGGTCACTACTGAAACCACTACTGGCGCTCAGAGTTCGGTCACTACTGAAGCCACTACTGGCAATCAAAGTTCCGTCGCTACTGGATCCACTACTGGCAGCCAAAGGTCGTCCGTTGCTACTGAATACACTACTGGTGATCAAAGCTCCGTCACTACTGAAGCCACTGCTGAAGCCACTACTGGCAATCAAAGCTCTGTCGCTACTGGATCCACTACTGGCAGCAAAAGGTCGTCCGTTGCTATTGAATCCACTACTGGCGCTCAGAGTTCGGTCACTACTGAAGCCACTAATGGCAATCAAAGTTTCGTCGCTACTGAATCCACTACTGGCGCTCAGAGTTCGGTCACTACTGAAGCCACTAATGGCAATCAAAGTTCCGTAGCTACTGGATCCACTACTGGCAGCCAAAGGTCGTCCGTTGCTACTGAATACACTACTGGTGATCAAAGCTCCGTCACTACTGAAGCCACTGCTGAAGCCACTACTGGCAATCAAAGCTCTGTCGCTACTGGATCCACTACTGGCAGCAAAAGGTCGTCCGTTGCTATTGAATCCACTACTGGCGCTCAGAGTTCGGTCACTACTGAAGCCACTACTGGCAATCAAAGTTCCGTCGCTACTGGATCCACTACTGGCAGCCAAAGGTCGTCCGTTGCTACTGAATACACTACTGGTGATCAAAGCTCCGTCACTATTGAACCTACTACTGGCAGTCAGAGATCTCTTAATGCTGCAAGTTTCACCACTTCTCGAGGCTTGGCTACTCCAACCTTATCTACCGAAGTCGTGAATACTACCATATTTTCACCAAAAACGATCATTATTAGTACAGAAATCTGTTCCCATTCTAAATGCACCCCTACAGTCATTACAAACGTGATTAGCTCAAAAATGACACCTACTAGTGGATACACTACTTCACAACTTCTTCACACTGAAAAGGTAGAGACAACGCTAACATCTGATAAAACTGTAATTTTAAGTACCGAAGTCTGTTCCAATTCAATTTGCATACCGAAAGTGATTACGTCAGTGCGAATGAGAGATAATCCTTCTTTAGTCTCGGTTTCTTCAGGGTCAAATTCATCATTGATCTCTATTAAAAAGGCTTCTTCTTTAAAGCCTACTTCTTCCCCCAGTACGCAAATTTTATCTTCAACTTCCACGAATTCGGAAGGAACCCTTGAGACATCCGTTTCTCAGATGTTTAGCACTATTGAGACAAGTCCTTCAATATATCACTCCTCTGGTGTCACCtcgaaaaatgaaaatctaCAAAGCGCCGTTTCATTACACATAACCACTTCAGGCACTTCTATTCCTTCTCCTTCAGAATCTGTCAAGTATTCGCTATCTACCGCCACAACCACAGTCAATGGCGTGAAAACTGTTTATACGACCTGGTGTCCATTGACAGACAGAACTACTATTGATGCTTCTACTCAATCTTCTTGTAGTGGTGGCAAATGTGATTCGTCGACAAAACAATCCGCATCTCTAGCTGCAACATCCGTCCAATATACACTATCTACCGCCACTACCACAGTCAATGGCGTGAAAACTGTTTATACGACCTGGTGTCCATTGACAGACAGAACTACTATTGATGCTTCTACTCAATCTTCTTGTAGTGGTGGCAAATGTGATTCGTCGACAAAACAATCCGCATCTCTAGCTGCAACATCCGTCCAATATACACTATCTACCGCCACTACCACAGTCAATGGCGTGAAAACTGTTTATACGACCTGGTGTCCATTGACAGACAGAACTACTATTGATGCTTCTACTCAATCTTCTTGTAGTGGTGGCAAATGTGATTCGTCGACAAAACAATCCGCATCTCTAGCTGCAACATCCGTCCAATATACACTATCTACCGCCACTACCACAGTCAATGGCGTGAAAACTGTTTATACGACCTGGTGTCCATTGACAGACAGAACTACTATTGATGCTTCTACTCAATCTTCTTGTAGTGGTGGCAAATGTGATTCGTCGACAAAACAATCCGCATCTCTAGCTGCAACATCCGTCCAATATACACTATCTACCGCCACTACCACAGTCAATGGCGTGAAAACTGTTTATACGACCTGGTGTCCATTGACAGACAGAACTACTATTGATGCTTCTACTCAATCTTCTTGTAGTGGTGGCAAATGTGATTCGTCGACAAAACAATCCGCATCTCTAGCTGCAACATCCGTCCAATATACACTATCTACCGCCACTACCACAATCAATGGCGTGAAAACTGTTTATACGACCTGGTGTCCATTGACAGACAGAACGACTATTGATGCTTCTACTcaatcttcttgttctaGTGGGAATTGTGGACAATCCATGTCGATTGTTGGGGTTACTACCGCTTCGGCTTCGATTCCAACGTCTACTTTTATTCTTACGACTACTTCAGTACCTAAACCTAATTTGGGAGATTCATCTTCTAAAAAGGAACAGAGTTCATGCTCTGGTGCTGAATGTAAGCAGGTTTCACGAACAGCATCATCAATAGCATTATCCTCATCCGCTTCGacttcaatatttttactGTCTTCTTCTACATTATCATCGCCGTCATCATCAACACGAGCACAAACATTCACCTCTCCTCCATTGTTAGCGCAATTCACCTCATCTACGTCACCAACTGTGTCATTATCCAGTTTTTCGCCACCTTTCACTTCTACATCATCAAcatcttcttctacttTCACGACACCACCGTTACCATCGCCTTCtgcatcatcatcatcaacatcaCCGACATTGTCTTCTATTTCTAtaacatcatcatcatcaccatcataTTTCTCTACATTATCAACTACGGATGCCGTTACCGTTTCAAAGCCAACTACCATCACCGCTACTCAAACTTGTACGGAGTCCCAATGTCAACAGGAATCTAGCATCTGTATTGGATCCATCTGTAACGGAGTGATATCTACTTCCACCTCTTCTCCAACTACTGTTACTGACACAGTGACGTGTGCTGGATCCAAATGCCAGGAAACCAAATTCAGCAGTAATTGCGAAGGTCCTTCATGTAAGGTATCTGAATCTCATGAAACAAGTacaacatcttcaaaatgtAGTGGGGAAGAATGTAGAGCTTCCAGTACGATTGAGTCGCGCTCTCAATACATCACAATGACATCTATCATCACTCCAAGCGCTATAATAACAACATCAATGGAAGTTCATTCCACTGAATCGACCATATCAATCACTACAGTTAAACCAATAACATACACGTCCAGCGGTAGCGAAGGACAACTGATCACCATAACAAGTTCCAGCCAAACTGTGATCCCGTCGGTAACCACAATAATAACGAGCACAAGAGTAGCCATAACATCGACACCAGAACCAAAAACTGTGACTTTTGCCACTCAGAGGCCTTACTCAAGCGGCGTAGAAACTTCTCTTGTTGCGGCTGCATCATCAACATGGATCATAACGCCTATCGTTAGTACATATGCTGGTTCAGGGTCAAGGCTCTTTTTTAGTAAGTTCTTTATGACATTGCTAATGGTTATCAGCTTTATTTAA
- the SKDI03G1470 gene encoding uncharacterized protein (similar to Saccharomyces cerevisiae YCR090C; ancestral locus Anc_6.368), whose product MPLFLVIEATLSENVAKVSIDNTSESRAEFTFDLQCTSCRELHDSKIMINTFEEHAMPSSKGTASFLMKCKFCSKELSVNVSIFESEYLTDQADHEWAKLKDVRKKHALSKVKENSFLPLVFDCRGCELVKFYPDNITFKVLLNSGKVMACQLEDNEWYDYDDDSGEEVTMTEFSSDFIKGK is encoded by the coding sequence ATGCCATTGTTCTTAGTTATAGAAGCTACGTTGTCAGAAAACGTCGCCAAGGTATCAATTGATAACACGAGCGAATCAAGAGCGGAGTTTACCTTCGATTTGCAATGTACCAGTTGCAGAGAGTTGCACGAttccaaaataatgatcaatacatttgaagaacatgCAAtgccttcttcaaaagggACTGCGTCTTTCTTAATGAAATGTAAATTTTGCTCCAAAGAGTTGTCCGTTAACGTGTCCATTTTTGAGAGTGAATATTTAACCGATCAAGCTGACCACGAATGGGCCAAGTTAAAAGACGTGAGGAAGAAACATGCCTTATCGAaggtcaaagaaaactcATTTCTTCCGCTTGTTTTCGACTGTAGAGGCTGTGAGCTGGTCAAATTTTATCCGGACAACATAACGTTTAAAGTTTTGCTAAACTCCGGAAAAGTGATGGCATGCCAATTAGAGGATAATGAGTGGTATGATTATGATGATGACTCTGGAGAAGAGGTAACAATGACTGAGTTTTCATCGGATTTCATCAAAGgtaaatga
- the KIN82 gene encoding putative serine/threonine protein kinase KIN82 (similar to Saccharomyces cerevisiae KIN82 (YCR091W) and FPK1 (YNR047W); ancestral locus Anc_6.371) yields the protein MTQKESRSSPQRLSKGRSMSLPKIFARNLRSLQSNTSAGGASNCSNSTSNAFSTPTSSSSQTSVTPSQNKQDLPLPFPLHGEWNDSWSSFKFNKFKSMFYHNRSKSSCIPNGKTSEKGAYQHEHESKQLETSTDRETNAPNAANTPFIHNETVCSTPNAAPGGSSPETDLFTFDMPTDPSSFHTPSSPSYILKDSRNISNGSLNNINENEELEDFHKGASGNSNISPLAYLSLSNSPKGTLGGNNGNKREQEPTAATPRLRRATSEPFDIAKNELMRDDYVVLKQPPSLGDIIEPRRSRRLRAKSFSNKFQDITVEPQSFEKIRLLGQGDVGKVYLVRERDTNQIFALKVLSKHEMIKRKKIKRVLTEQEILATSDHPFIVTLYHSFQTEDFLYLCMEYCMGGEFFRALQTRKSKRITEEDAKFYASEVVAALEYLHLLGFIYRDLKPENILLHQSGHVMLSDFDLSIQATGSRDPTMKDSTYLDTKVCSDGFRTNSFVGTEEYLAPEVIRGNGHTAAVDWWTLGILVYEMLFGCTPFKGDNSNETFSKILTEDVKFPHDKEISKHCKDLIKRLLNKNESKRLGSKLGASDIKRHPFFKKVQWSFLRNQYPPLIPALNDDGCELPLILSSNKNSTKNPVSKQESQMFCEKVANDDEIDETDPFHDFNSMSLTKKDDNILFYSENHTYGKILYKATSTRSRDNSSHKRFFKDVIPGL from the coding sequence ATGACTCAGAAAGAATCCCGTTCGTCCCCGCAACGCCTCTCCAAGGGGAGAAGTATGTCGTTGCCCAAAATATTCGCTCGTAATTTAAGATCTCTTCAAAGCAATACATCCGCTGGAGGAGCTAGCAATTGTAGTAACTCAACTTCCAATGCTTTTTCCACTCCTACAAGTTCAAGCTCGCAAACGAGTGTGACTCCCAGTCAAAACAAGCAAGATCTTCCTCTACCCTTCCCCCTGCATGGGGAATGGAACGATAGCTGGTCAAGTTTTAAGTTTAACAAGTTTAAATCAATGTTTTACCACAACAGATCGAAGAGTAGTTGCATTCCAAATGGAAAAACGTCAGAAAAGGGTGCGTATCAACACGAACATGAATCGAAACAGCTGGAAACTTCTACCGACAGGGAGACAAATGCCCCCAACGCTGCAAATACTCCATTTATACACAATGAGACGGTTTGCTCTACGCCCAATGCCGCCCCTGGAGGCTCTTCTCCGGAAACTGACCTCTTTACCTTTGACATGCCTACAGACCCCTCATCTTTTCACACTCCCAGTTCCCCTAGTTATATTTTAAAGGATAGCAGAAATATAAGTAATGGCTCTTTGAATaacatcaatgaaaatgaagaactTGAGGACTTCCATAAAGGCGCCAGTGGAAACAGTAATATCTCACCCTTGGCCTACTTGTCGCTATCAAATTCACCAAAAGGCACACTGGGGGGTAATAACGGAAACAAAAGGGAACAAGAACCTACGGCCGCAACACCACGTTTGAGAAGAGCTACTTCTGAGCCCTTTGACATCGCAAAAAACGAGTTAATGCGAGACGATTACGTCGTTTTAAAACAACCACCAAGTTTAGGAGATATTATTGAACCCAGGAGGTCTCGCCGTCTAAGAGCTAAATCATTTAGCAACAAGTTTCAGGATATCACCGTAGAACCtcaatcttttgaaaaaatcaggCTACTCGGTCAAGGTGACGTGGGTAAAGTGTACCTAGTTAGAGAACGGGATACCAACCAAATATTTGCCTTGAAAGTTTTAAGTAAACACGAAATGattaaaaggaaaaaaataaaacgCGTTCTTACTGAGCAAGAAATCCTCGCGACAAGCGACCATCCATTTATTGTGACTTTGTatcattcttttcaaactgaagattttttgtaCCTCTGTATGGAGTACTGCATGGGAGGCGAATTCTTTAGGGCTTTACAGACAAGAAAGAGTAAACGTATTACAGAAGAGGATGCAAAATTTTACGCTAGTGAAGTAGTGGCGGCTTTGGAATATTTGCACTTGTTGGGCTTCATATATAGAGATTTGAAACCTGAAAATATCTTGTTGCACCAGTCCGGTCATGTCATGCTTTCAGATTTTGATTTATCTATTCAGGCAACGGGATCGAGAGATCCTACAATGAAAGATTCTACGTATTTGGATACGAAAGTTTGCTCGGATGGATTTAGAACTAATTCATTTGTTGGTACTGAAGAGTATTTAGCTCCCGAAGTGATCAGAGGGAATGGCCACACAGCAGCAGTAGACTGGTGGACTTTAGGGATATTAGTCTATGAAATGCTATTTGGCTGCACTCCCTTCAAGGGAGATAATTCAAATGAAACCTTCTCTAAAATCTTGACTGAAGACGTCAAATTCCCACATGATAaggaaatttcaaaacattgTAAAGATCTGATTAAAAGATTGTTAAACAAAAACGAATCTAAGAGACTTGGTTCCAAATTGGGAGCCTCAGACATAAAAAGAcatccatttttcaagaaagtcCAATGGTCGTTCCTGAGAAACCAATACCCTCCTTTAATCCCTGCATTAAATGATGACGGTTGTGAGCTTCCTCTTATACTGTCTTCCAATAAAAACTCTACGAAGAACCCGGTTAGTAAGCAAGAGAGCCAAATGTTTTGCGAGAAGGTCgcaaatgatgatgaaataGACGAAACTGATCCATTTCATGATTTTAATTCCATGAGTTTAACGAAAAAAGATGACAATATCTTGTTTTACTCTGAAAATCATACCTATGGAAAAATCTTATACAAGGCAACTTCCACAAGATCAAGAGATAACAGTTCCCATAAGcgttttttcaaagatgtaATTCCAGGACTGTAA